The following are encoded together in the Notolabrus celidotus isolate fNotCel1 chromosome 9, fNotCel1.pri, whole genome shotgun sequence genome:
- the LOC117818746 gene encoding betaine--homocysteine S-methyltransferase 1-like isoform X1: MEGKRRGILERLNAGEVVVGDGGYVMQLERRGYVKAGHWTPEAAVEHPEAVRQLHREFLRAGANVMQTFTFYCSEDKLEISGNVTTITGAQINDAACDLAREVAEEGGALVAGGVSQTPCYIKSHNQSEVKAIFKKQLDDFLKKDIDFFMVEFFNHVEEAVWAVEVMKTGGIPVGATLCISPQGDMNGVTPGECAVRLVKAGADIVGINCHLDPLICLRTVQLMKEGLEKAGLKAHLMIQPLGFHTPECNHTGYPGLPEFPFALETRVITRWDVHKYAREAYNAGIRYIGGCCGFEPYHIRAIAEELTAERGFLPPASMKHGLWGAALEMHTKPWVRARARREYWENLLPASGRPKCPSMSTPADE, encoded by the exons ATGGAGGGCAAAAGGAGG GGTATCTTGGAGCGCCTGAATGCTGGAGAGGTGGTCGTAGGTGATGGAGGTTATGTGATGCAGCTTGAGCGGCGTGGTTATGTGAAGGCCGGACACTGGACACCTGAAGCTGCTGTTGAACATCCTGAAGCAG TGCGGCAGCTACACAGAGAGTTCCTGAGAGCAGGAGCCAACGTGATGCAGACATTCACCTTCTACTGCAGCGAGGATAAGCTGGAGATCAGTGGAAATGTCACCACCATCACT GGAGCTCAGATCAATGATGCAGCCTGTGACCTGGCCAGGGAGGTGGCAGAGGAAGGTGGTGCGCTGGTGGCTGGGGGTGTGTCCCAGACTCCCTGTTACATAAAAAGTCACAACCAGAGTGAGGTCAAGGCGATCTTTAAGAAGCAGCTGGATGACTTCTTAAAGAAGGACATTGATTTCTTTATGGTGGAG TTTTTCAACCATGTTGAAGAGGCCGTGTGGGCAGTAGAGGTGATGAAGACAGGCGGTATACCAGTGGGTGCAACACTGTGCATCTCCCCTCAGGGAGACATGAATGGAGTCACACCTGGAGAGTGTGCCGTCAGGCTGGTCAAAGCAG GAGCTGACATTGTTGGGATAAATTGTCACTTGGATCCACTGATATGTCTTCGCACTGTGCAGTTGATGAAAGAAGGATTAGAGAAAGCTGGTCTGAAAGCTCATCTCATGATCCAGCCTTTGGGCTTTCACACACCTGAATGCAACCACACTGGATACCCAGGCCTTCCAGAGTTCCCCTTTG CTTTGGAGACCAGAGTAATTACTCGTTGGGATGTCCACAAGTATGCCAGAGAGGCTTACAATGCAGGAATTCGCTACATTGGTGGCTGCTGTGGATTTGAGCCGTACCATATCAGAGCTATAGCTGAGGAGCTGACTGCAGAACGAGGATTCCTTCCACCAGCTTCAATGAAGCATGGACTCTGGGGAGCTGCTCTGGAGATGCACACTAAACCCTGGGTCAGAGCCAG AGCTCGTCGGGAGTACTGGGAAAACCTTTTGCCTGCTTCTGGACGTCCTAAATGCCCGTCTATgtcaacaccagcagatgaaTAA
- the LOC117818746 gene encoding betaine--homocysteine S-methyltransferase 1-like isoform X2, producing the protein MQLERRGYVKAGHWTPEAAVEHPEAVRQLHREFLRAGANVMQTFTFYCSEDKLEISGNVTTITGAQINDAACDLAREVAEEGGALVAGGVSQTPCYIKSHNQSEVKAIFKKQLDDFLKKDIDFFMVEFFNHVEEAVWAVEVMKTGGIPVGATLCISPQGDMNGVTPGECAVRLVKAGADIVGINCHLDPLICLRTVQLMKEGLEKAGLKAHLMIQPLGFHTPECNHTGYPGLPEFPFALETRVITRWDVHKYAREAYNAGIRYIGGCCGFEPYHIRAIAEELTAERGFLPPASMKHGLWGAALEMHTKPWVRARARREYWENLLPASGRPKCPSMSTPADE; encoded by the exons ATGCAGCTTGAGCGGCGTGGTTATGTGAAGGCCGGACACTGGACACCTGAAGCTGCTGTTGAACATCCTGAAGCAG TGCGGCAGCTACACAGAGAGTTCCTGAGAGCAGGAGCCAACGTGATGCAGACATTCACCTTCTACTGCAGCGAGGATAAGCTGGAGATCAGTGGAAATGTCACCACCATCACT GGAGCTCAGATCAATGATGCAGCCTGTGACCTGGCCAGGGAGGTGGCAGAGGAAGGTGGTGCGCTGGTGGCTGGGGGTGTGTCCCAGACTCCCTGTTACATAAAAAGTCACAACCAGAGTGAGGTCAAGGCGATCTTTAAGAAGCAGCTGGATGACTTCTTAAAGAAGGACATTGATTTCTTTATGGTGGAG TTTTTCAACCATGTTGAAGAGGCCGTGTGGGCAGTAGAGGTGATGAAGACAGGCGGTATACCAGTGGGTGCAACACTGTGCATCTCCCCTCAGGGAGACATGAATGGAGTCACACCTGGAGAGTGTGCCGTCAGGCTGGTCAAAGCAG GAGCTGACATTGTTGGGATAAATTGTCACTTGGATCCACTGATATGTCTTCGCACTGTGCAGTTGATGAAAGAAGGATTAGAGAAAGCTGGTCTGAAAGCTCATCTCATGATCCAGCCTTTGGGCTTTCACACACCTGAATGCAACCACACTGGATACCCAGGCCTTCCAGAGTTCCCCTTTG CTTTGGAGACCAGAGTAATTACTCGTTGGGATGTCCACAAGTATGCCAGAGAGGCTTACAATGCAGGAATTCGCTACATTGGTGGCTGCTGTGGATTTGAGCCGTACCATATCAGAGCTATAGCTGAGGAGCTGACTGCAGAACGAGGATTCCTTCCACCAGCTTCAATGAAGCATGGACTCTGGGGAGCTGCTCTGGAGATGCACACTAAACCCTGGGTCAGAGCCAG AGCTCGTCGGGAGTACTGGGAAAACCTTTTGCCTGCTTCTGGACGTCCTAAATGCCCGTCTATgtcaacaccagcagatgaaTAA
- the LOC117818944 gene encoding betaine--homocysteine S-methyltransferase 1-like: MENKRRGILERLNAGEVVVGDGGYVMQLERRGYVKGGHWTPEAAVEHPEAVRQLHREFLRAGANVMQTFTFYCSEDKLEISGNVTTITGAQINDAACDLAREVAEEGGALVAGGVSQTPCYIKSHNQSEVKAIFKKQLDDFLKKDIDFFMVEYFEHVEEAVWAVEVMKTSGKPVGATLCISPQGDMDGVTPGECAVRLVKAGADIVGINCHLDPMTSVRTVKLMKQGLVKAGLKAHLMVQPLGFHTPECNHTGYLSLPEFPFALETRSLTRWDIHKFAREAYNAGIRYIGGCCGFEPYHIRAIAEELAAERGFLPPASMKHGLWGAALEMHTKPWVRARARREYWENLLPASGRPKCPSMATPADE, from the exons ATGGAAAACAAGAGGAGG GGTATCTTGGAGCGCCTGAATGCTGGAGAGGTGGTCGTAGGTGATGGAGGTTATGTGATGCAGCTTGAGCGGCGTGGTTATGTGAAGGGGGGACACTGGACACCTGAGGCTGCTGTTGAACATCCTGAagcag TGCGGCAGCTACACAGAGAGTTCCTGAGAGCAGGAGCCAACGTGATGCAGACATTCACCTTCTACTGCAGCGAGGATAAGCTGGAGATCAGTGGAAATGTCACCACCATCACT GGAGCTCAGATCAATGATGCAGCCTGTGACCTGGCCAGGGAGGTGGCAGAGGAAGGTGGTGCGCTGGTGGCTGGGGGTGTGTCCCAGACTCCCTGTTACATAAAAAGTCACAACCAGAGTGAGGTCAAGGCGATCTTTAAGAAGCAGCTGGATGACTTCTTAAAGAAGGACATTGATTTCTTTATGGTGGAG TATTTTGAGCATGTTGAAGAGGCCGTGTGGGCAGTAGAGGTGATGAAGACCAGCGGTAAACCAGTGGGTGCAACACTGTGCATCTCCCCTCAGGGAGACATGGATGGAGTCACACCTGGAGAGTGTGCCGTCAGACTGGTCAAAGCAG GAGCGGACATTGTTGGAATAAATTGCCACTTGGACCCGATGACGTCTGTACGTACTGTGAAGTTGATGAAACAAGGATTAGTGAAAGCTGGTTTGAAAGCTCATCTCATGGTGCAGCCTTTGGGCTTTCACACACCTGAGTGCAACCACACTGGATACCTAAGCCTACCCGAGTTCCCCTTTG CTTTGGAGACCAGATCACTTACTCGCTGGGACATCCACAAGTTTGCCAGAGAGGCTTACAATGCAGGAATTCGCTACATTGGTGGCTGCTGTGGATTTGAGCCGTACCATATCAGAGCTATAGCTGAGGAGCTGGCTGCAGAACGAGGATTCCTACCACCAGCTTCAATGAAGCATGGACTCTGGGGAGCTGCTCTGGAGATGCACACTAAACCCTGGGTCAGAGCCAG GGCTCGTCGGGAGTACTGGGAAAACCTTTTGCCTGCTTCTGGACGTCCTAAATGCCCGTCTATGGCCACACCAGCAGATGAATAA